In one Solanum dulcamara chromosome 1, daSolDulc1.2, whole genome shotgun sequence genomic region, the following are encoded:
- the LOC129890779 gene encoding transcription factor MYB78-like has protein sequence MDKINQENNIDEEIMEFRRGPWTGEEDFILINYISQHGEGRWNSLSRCAGLKRTGKSCRLRWLNYLRPNVRHGNITLEEQLLILQLHSRWGNRWSKIAEHLPGRTDNEIKNYWRTRVQKHAKQLKCDVNSKQFQDTLHYLWIPRLVERIQASKTPNSNSSSRAQQPVLRTGVTELMPIHLTNNNNNNNNLSMSVTMENSSVATLSENSIGTQVSPTQDYYQVNQSNQLWFEDYQAMDQQNIQLWMDNEDVFNNLCNFEDIWS, from the exons ATGGATAAAattaatcaagaaaataatattgatgAAGAAATAATGGAATTTAGAAGAGGTCCATGGACCGGTGAAGAAGATTTTATTCTTATCAATTATATTTCTCAACATGGTGAAGGTCGTTGGAATTCCCTCTCACGTTGTGCtg GTTTAAAGAGGACGGGAAAAAGTTGCAGGCTAAGGTGGCTTAATTATCTTAGACCAAATGTTCGACATGGAAATATTACACTTGAAGAACAACTTTTAATTCTTCAACTTCATTCTCGTTGGGGCAATAG GTGGTCAAAAATTGCGGAACATTTGCCAGGAAGAACGGATAACGAGATTAAAAATTACTGGAGAACTCGAGTGCAAAAACATGCGAAACAACTAAAATGTGATGTCAACAGCAAACAATTCCAAGATACACTACATTATCTTTGGATTCCAAGGCTAGTTGAGAGAATTCAAGCATCCAAAACTCCCAATAGTAATTCTAGCAGCAGAGCTCAGCAACCCGTTCTGAGAACGGGTGTTACTGAGCTCATGCCAATTCATCTGacgaacaacaacaacaataataataatttaagtaTGAGCGTTACAATGGAGAATTCCAGCGTGGCAACTTTATCAGAAAACTCAATTGGGACACAAGTTTCACCTACTCAAGATTATTATCAAGTTAATCAAAGTAATCAATTATGGTTTGAAGATTACCAAGCAATGGATCAACAAAATATACAATTATGGATGGATAATGAAGATGTTTTCAACAATTTGTGCAACTTTGAAGACATTTGGTCCTAA
- the LOC129890771 gene encoding transcription factor MYB78-like — MDKNHQENNTDEEMMELRRGPWTVEEDFILINYISHHGEGRWNSLSYYAGLKRTGKSCRLRWLNYLRPDVLHGNITLEEQLLILQLHSRWGNRWSKIAQHLPGRTDNEIKNYWRTRVQKHAKLLKCDVSSKKFQDTLRYIWIPRLVERIQASKIHNNNSSSEAQQPVLRMGITELVPIQLTNNNNNNNNSNLTTSVTPENSSLVASLENSIGTQVSHNQDYYQVNQSDQLWLEDYQAMDQQNLQLWMDNENVFNNLCNIEDIWS; from the exons atggataaaaatcatcaagaaaataatactgATGAAGAAATGATGGAGCTTAGAAGAGGTCCATGGACTGTTGAAGAAGATTTCATTCTTATCAATTATATTTCTCATCATGGTGAAGGTCGTTGGAATTCTCTCTCATATTATGCTG GTTTAAAGAGGACAGGGAAAAGTTGTAGGTTAAGATGGCTTAATTACCTTCGACCAGATGTTCTACATGGAAATATTACACTTGAAGAACAACTCTTAATTCTTCAACTTCATTCTCGTTGGGGCAATAG GTGGTCAAAAATCGCGCAACATTTGCCAGGAAGAACAGATAATGAGATCAAGAATTACTGGAGAACTCGAGTGCAAAAACATGCCAAACTACTAAAATGTGATGTCAGCAGCAAAAAATTCCAAGATACATTACGTTATATTTGGATTCCAAGGCTAGTTGAGAGAATTCAAGCATCCAAAATTCACAATAATAATTCTAGTAGCGAAGCTCAACAACCCGTTCTCAGAATGGGTATTACTGAGCTCGTGCCAATTCAACTGacgaacaacaacaacaacaataataatagtaatttaACCACGAGCGTTACACCGGAGAATTCCAGCTTGGTAGCTTCATTAGAAAACTCAATTGGGACACAAGTTTCACATAATCAAGATTATTATCAAGTTAATCAAAGTGATCAATTATGGCTTGAAGATTACCAAGCAATGGATCAACAAAATTTACAATTATGGATGGATAATGAAAATGTTTTCAACAATTTGTGCAACATTGAAGACATTTGGTCCTAA